AATGAATGTTGCCGGAGTCAAAGGGAAAAATGGCAATCAAATTGAGATTTCTCACAACGCGGTCAAAGTGTTGCTTACTCCCAACAAAACGAACTTACTGTTCATAAGTTCCGTCAAAAAAGGCGAGCTGCAGACCTGTTGGCTGGACGTCTACTTAAAGACCAGTGACACAGCGTCACACATTTCACAGTCCAAGTGCAAGCGATTTGACCGGGCAAAACATAGGGCAGTCTAATTTTCACGGAAATCTCGTTGACTGGAACATGAAAATTGTCTTTCATCTTGTGGAAGAGGTTGCGGTGCCACGGAATACCCATAGAGCAAACTCCAATCAGTCAGCAGTCAACACACgcagatttggaagaagtcaGGGAGATTACTGATTTGCTAGCATTTTGTGGATGCCGAAAAGGTTCACGATGACTATGTGGACAAAAACAGCATTTGGCTGTCGAATTGCAACTGCGAAGCTTTCATTTTAGTATTGGTTGTATGTATAAGAACAAAACGTTCTATCATCTTGAATGTGAGCAAGCGCTCTCGATTCGCCAACTAGCGCAGTTCAGCTTTACAAGGGGGCAtgccgcaaaagcaaaatgtcagtCCCTAGTAAAAaacttttggtcattttcaatgttttcgttAAACATTTAAAATGTCATCGACCGAACTGGCGTTCTAGTTACCCGTTACGGTTATTTttgcgaaaaaaattagagtcggatttctaaaacgactctaaatttagagtcNNNNNNNNNNNNNNNNNNNNNNNNNNNNNNNNNNNNNNNNNNNNNNNNNNCGGAATTCCAATGTCTACACTTTTCGCTTTCAGCGTCACTGTTGTCTGTTACATGCTGAACGAACACTTTCTGTTAGTTGCTAACTTACGGACAGACTAGGTTGATCACTTGTTCCTTACACTTAGAAACGGTACACAGCATAATCACCAATCTATATACAGTGTACATGCTGGATTTGCTTAGAATGATTTTGTTTCTCTTTCCTCTTTGAATCCCTTTGCAATTCCCTTACAGGGAGTGGAATAGTGTAACAAATAGCCACCCTTGTGGGTGCCAGTCTTCCGTTTGTTGCTCTACTGCTAGAATATAAGTGAGCTCTTTTACGCCACACCATGACGCCACATGGGCACACCCAGAACCAGTCTCTATTTTGATTCTATTGCTCACTCGGAAGAAATCCACCCCTTGTCGATGAAATCTCGACCTGCCACATTTTTACAACACGGCTTTGGAGCAATCGTAAAGTTTTTGTCAAAACGCCAATTTACAAAACACTCTGGAATGTTCTGTTCGCCAGCATATGGCCTTTGCGGGAGGTGGCCTTTGATCTCTACTGAGCCAATTTGATTCAGGATGAGTATTTCATAGCAGCTCCTGCAGAGTGGTCTCGATTTCCATCATGAATGTTGCCGGAGTCAAAGGGAACAATGGCAATCACgcagatttggaagaagtcaGGGAGATTACTGATTTGCTGGCATTTTGTGGATGCCGAAAGGGTTCACAGGATCATCAGACATACCATGATTTGTTTGTGACAAGCGTGGGGAACGAAACTGTCGGAGAAAGACCGCATAGGTAAGTGAGTTTAGCTAAAATAGAGTGACCATTCTGACCTTTTGAAAATCTTGTCTAACTGGCCCTTTATAGTTTCATGTACACGCCTGTCTATCGTGAACTCGGAAATTATAGCTCTCCAATGGTAGGATTAATTCTCTCTACATTTGCGTTCGATCGCTACATGGCAGACTTGCTTCCTGACAAAGTCAGCGGAATATATGCTGTGCTGGTGAATTCTTGCGGAGATTCACATACGTATGAGTTGACGGGTAGCCGCGCCATCTATTTAGGCAGTGGAGAGCTATATGAGCAAGCGTATGCCAACCTTGAGGTCACGGTGCCTTTTTCTGCATACAAACGTCCGAGGCTGCAAGCAGCATCGAAGGACACTGCTTGTTTCAGCTTCGTTTATATCCGGGGAGCTCGTTTGTCGAAGGTTATCGAACCAATCAACCAACAATCTTTGCAACAGCTATCGCTGTTACGTTCTTTCTCATGGCCATGACGTTCTTGCAGTATTCAAGACGAAACCGATCGCTGAGCTTTTCCCAGAGACCACGATAATGTTTGCAGATATTGCAGGTTTTACCGCCTGGAGTTCCAGTCGAGAACCAGCTCAAGTTTGCATGCTTCTTGAAACCCTTTACCACGCCTTTGATGATGTTGCCAAGAAGCGACGCGTATTTAAGGTAGAAACTGTTGGTGACTGTTACGTAGCCGTCTCAGGACTGCCCGACCCTCGCAAGGACCACGCTGTGGTCATGGCGCGCTTTGCCAAGGACTGTATGCATAGAATGCACTTTCTCACGAAAAGGCTGGAAGTCTCCCTTGGTCCCGACACTGCAGAGTTGTCACTACGAATCGGGTTGCACAGTGGACCAGTCACTGCTGGTGTACTCCGTGGTGAACGATCTCGCTTTCAGCTATTTGGCGACACAATGAACACAGCATCTCGCCTAGAATCGACTGGTCTTCGAGATCGAATTCAAATTTCTCAAGATACGGCCAATATCCTTATTCGAGCAGGGAAAGCGGAATGGTTCAAACCTCGCGACGATGTTGTCGTGGCGAAGGGTAAAGGTGAAATTAAAACGTATTGGCTCTCCGTtggagaaaaaggcaacggaaCGTCTGCAACAGAGTCAACGCATAACAGTGAAGATGGTGGTTTTAATTCCCTTGCACAAACTCTCGGTGGTAGCGACATCGACGGCGCAGGATCGGGTCATCAAATTTATCGACTTGCTTCCGAGAAGGCAACTAGGCTGATTGACTGGAACGTTGATATCCTTGCTAGACTTCTAAAACAAAAAATGGCTAGTCGCAAAATGTCAGTATTTCGAAGTGGAGCTGTGCATTCTTCTGTGCATGAGGCGAATATAGTCGGCACTGTGCTCGACGAGGTGAAGGAAACGATAAATTTGCCTGCCTTTGATATCAGATCCGTCAAACACCAACAGGATCCTGATGCTATTGAGCTCGCACCAGCAGCTACGTATCAGCTTCGCGAATACGTGTCAAATGTCGCAGCAATGTATAAAGACAACTCGTTCCATAACTTCGAACATGCGTCGCACGTAACAATGTCCGTGGTCAAGCTCCTATCGCGTATCGTGGCGCCAGCGGACGTTGTTGTTCAGAACGAAGGTCAGAAGAAAGCAATCTTTGCGTCCAAGCTTCACGATCACACATACGGCATCACTTCCGATCCACTGACGCAGTTTGCTTGCGTTTTCTCGGCACTCATTCACGATATCGACCATAGCGGTGTACCCAACACACAACTGATAAAGGAGGGCTCAAAGATCGCAACATTCTACAAGAACAAGAGCGTAGCCGAACAGAACTCGGTCGACTTAGCCTGGGATCTTCTAATGGATTCCACTTTCGAAGATCTTCGGAATTTAATATTTTCCACTCAGGACGAAAAAGACCGTTTCCGGCAGCTCGTCGTCAATTCTGTTATGGCTACGGATATTATGGACAAGGATCT
This genomic window from Phaeodactylum tricornutum CCAP 1055/1 PHATR_bd_27x34 genomic scaffold, whole genome shotgun sequence contains:
- a CDS encoding predicted protein translates to MNVAGVKGNNGNHADLEEVREITDLLAFCGCRKGSQDHQTYHDLFVTSVGNETVGERPHSFMYTPVYRELGNYSSPMVGLILSTFAFDRYMADLLPDKVSGIYAVLVNSCGDSHTYELTGSRAIYLGSGELYEQAYANLEVTVPFSAYKRPRLQAASKDTACFSFVYIRGARLSKVIEPINQQSLQQLSLLLFKTKPIAELFPETTIMFADIAGFTAWSSSREPAQVCMLLETLYHAFDDVAKKRRVFKVETVGDCYVAVSGLPDPRKDHAVVMARFAKDCMHRMHFLTKRLEVSLGPDTAELSLRIGLHSGPVTAGVLRGERSRFQLFGDTMNTASRLESTGLRDRIQISQDTANILIRAGKAEWFKPRDDVVVAKGKGEIKTYWLSVGEKGNGTSATESTHNSEDGGFNSLAQTLGGSDIDGAGSGHQIYRLASEKATRLIDWNVDILARLLKQKMASRKMSVFRSGAVHSSVHEANIVGTVLDEVKETINLPAFDIRSVKHQQDPDAIELAPAATYQLREYVSNVAAMYKDNSFHNFEHASHVTMSVVKLLSRIVAPADVVVQNEGQKKAIFASKLHDHTYGITSDPLTQFACVFSALIHDIDHSGVPNTQLIKEGSKIATFYKNKSVAEQNSVDLAWDLLMDSTFEDLRNLIFSTQDEKDRFRQLVVNSVMATDIMDKDLKQLRNARWEQAFSRDHLEENSRENTNRKATIVIEHLIQTSDVAHTMQHWHIYRKWNEKLFVEMYNAFENGRADKNPADFWYKGELGLFDFYIIPLAKKLKDCGVFGVSSDEYLNYAMRNRQEWEDRGQQVVREMMAAIGINRE